From the genome of Syngnathus acus chromosome 24, fSynAcu1.2, whole genome shotgun sequence, one region includes:
- the rhag gene encoding ammonium transporter Rh type A, which produces MPAYATNMRFKFSLVALTLELITIVLFAVFVVYDDGKGHGHEPHGNDTDHHQEPMELYPMFQDVHVMIFIGFGFLMTFLKRYGFSSVGINLLLAAFGLQWGLFMQGIWHLDDGKIKVNIFKIINADFSTATVLISFGAVLGKTSPLQLLIMTILEISIFSINEHLVVEIMGANDVGASMIIHAFGAYFGLAVARVLYRPGLRNGHENDGSVYHSDLFAMIGTVFLWMFWPSFNSAIAEPGFTQLTAVINTYLSLATCVLSAYAISSLVEHKGKLDMVHIQNATLAGGVAVGTCADMNIGPFGAMLIGLVAGIISTLGFKYLTPILASNLGIQDTCGVHNLHGMPGILGGLAGIVAVALGKKEGGKATMQAAALGSSLGFALVGGAITGLIMKLPIWGQPPDQNCFDDSIYWEVPAEEEENEENLAHSDFPKNKVDV; this is translated from the exons ATGCCTGCGTACGCCACCAACATGAGATTCAAGTTCTCCCTGGTGGCTTTGACTTTGGAGCTTATCACGATCGTCCTGTTTGCAGTCTTTGTGGTTTACGATGACGGGAAAGGTCACGGCCACGAACCGCACGGCAATGACACCGACCACCACCAAGAGCCTATGGAGCTTTATCCCA TGTTCCAGGATGTTCACGTTATGATCTTCATCGGTTTTGGCTTCTTAATGACCTTCCTGAAGAGATATGGCTTCAGCAGCGTGGGCATCAACTTACTTCTGGCCGCCTTCGGCCTGCAGTGGGGCCTCTTCATGCAGGGCATTTGGCACCTGGATGACGGCAAGATTAAAGTCAACATCTTTAA AATCATCAACGCGGACTTCAGCACCGCCACGGTTCTGATTTCTTTCGGCGCCGTTCTTGGTAAAACCAGTCCGCTCCAGTTGCTGATCATGACCATCCTGGAGATCTCCATCTTCTCCATCAACGAGCATCTGGTGGTAGAAATCATGGGG gcTAATGACGTCGGGGCTTCCATGATCATCCACGCCTTCGGAGCCTATTTCGGTTTGGCCGTGGCTCGAGTACTTTACCGACCCGGTCTGAGGAACGGACACGAGAACGACGGCTCTGTTTACCACTCGGATCTGTTCGCTATGATCG GGACCGTGTTCCTCTGGATGTTCTGGCCCAGTTTTAACTCCGCCATTGCCGAACCGGGCTTCACCCAGCTCACTGCGGTGATCAACACCTACCTGTCCCTGGCCACCTGCGTCCTCTCTGCCTACGCCATCTCCAGCCTGGTGGAGCACAAAGGAAAATTGGACATG GTGCACATTCAGAACGCCACCCTGGCCGGCGGCGTTGCCGTGGGAACGTGCGCCGATATGAACATTGGGCCCTTTGGCGCGATGCTGATCGGTTTAGTGGCTGGCATCATTTCCACACTGGGCTTCAAGTACCTGACT CCTATTCTGGCATCTAACCTGGGCATTCAAGATACCTGTGGGGTGCACAATCTGCACGGCATGCCGGGCATCCTGGGAGGCTTGGCTGGGATTGTGGCTGTGGCTTTGGGGAAAAAGGAAGG AGGGAAAGCTACCATGCAAGCCGCTGCCTTGGGTTCGTCTCTTGGTTTCGCTTTGGTTGGAGGGGCTATCACAG GCTTGATAATGAAGTTGCCTATCTGGGGGCAACCTCCTGACCAGAACTGCTTTGATGACTCTATTTACTGGGAG GTCCCTgcggaagaagaggaaaatgaGGAGAACTTGGCTCATTCAGATTTCCCAAAGAACAAAGTAGACGTTTAA